AGGAGGCCGTCGAGGTCGGCTGGTTCTTCGCCCGCCGCGTCTGGGGTCGCGGCTACGCGCCGGAGCTCGCGGCCGAGGCGGTCCGGTGGGCCTTCGAGGGCCTCGGCCTCGCCGAGCTCGTGACGTTCACGATGACGACGAACAGCGCATCGCGGGCGGTCATGGGCAAGCTCGGCTTCACGCTGGACCGGGAGGTGGTCCACGCCGACCTGCCGCACGTGCTCTTCCGGCTGCGCCCGGAGGGCTGGGCGGCCCGCCAGGCCGCGGCCGGCTAGCGCTCGAGCAGCCGCAGGTCGCCGCCGAGGAACGTCGCGAGGCGCTCGGCCTCCACGCGCAGCTGCGCCTTGGCACCGCGCGGCAGGCGCCCCCATGGCTCGATCGTCACCTCGACCGCCCTTCCGCGCCGCTCGTGGCGCCAGACGCCGGCGATCGCGCCGCCGACGAGCACCACGGGGGTGATCCAGCCCGCCGCCCGCGAGATCTCCGCGCGACGCGACTGGTCGAGGATCGCCGGGTCGCGCAGGAGGGCGACGGTGTGGTGGTCGAAGGCGGGGAGGAGGCGGGCCTCGGGCGGCGGCGCCGCGGCCGCGAGGGCGTCGACGTCCCCGGCCAGGGCGGTGCGCACCAGGCCGTCGGGATCGCCCTGCACCGCCACCGGGACGACCTCGTCCTCGAGCGCCGCCAGCCAGCGCCCGGCGGTGGCGGCCGAGGAGATGCCCAGCCAGCGGGCGAGGTCCTCGCGCGTGGCGGGGCCGAAGGCACGCAGGAAGCGCCGGGTGACCTCGAGCAGCGCCTCCTGCGGATCGCGCTCCTCGACCTTCGCGCCGAGCCAGCGCTCGGGCGTCGTGAACCGCACGCGACGCTCGTCGCCGTCGGCGAAGCACAGCTCACCGACCATCGCCGCGGGCTTGAGCACGGAGCCCCAGGAGCCCAGGGCCGCCTCGATCGCCGCGTCGTGGCCGACCGCCTCGCCCAGCGCGGCGGCGAGCGCCTCGCGCGTCAGCGGCTCGCCCTCGAGGACCGCCGGCACCGCGGCGAAGAGCGCGGCGGCCTGGTCGGCGGTCAGGCCGTTGGCCTTCAACCACGCCGGGGACGCCTGACGCTGGGGGATCGCCCGGTGGGCCGCGGCGTAGAGGGCCAGGTCGTCGGCGCGCAGGAGGTGCAGCGTCCCGCGCATCGCCCACGTCTTGACCAGGAGCCGGTCCTCCCACAGCAGGGCCTCGACCTCCCCCGACGCCAGGTCGTCGACGCGCGCCCACAGCTGCAGCACGGCGCTGGACAGCACCTGGGCGTGCAGGCCGCAGAGGTCGCGCACGACGTCGAGCGCGGCGGCATGCGGGACGCGCGCGTCGAGGTGATGGCGCCGGGCGCGCAGCCCGCGGACCTGCTCGTGGGTGACGGTCGTGACCGGGCGGGACGTGGCGGCGGTGCGGGGCATCGACGGGGTGCAGTAGAGCGGCGGTTGCGGTCAGAAGCGGTCCGCAACGGCGCCGCGCTGCGCGCGTTGTCCGCGCGCCGAGGCCGGGGGTAGAGTCGGTCGCGGCACGGAAGAGCGGGACGCTCGCGCGTCCCGGGAGAGGACGGATGCATGCAGACCTTGATCGGCGCGGCGCTCATCGCCATGGGCCTCGTCGTCGCGACGCTCGTCCACACGCGCTCCCGTCCCGGTCACGCCGCCGCGCCGCTCGCGGCCGATCCCACCCTCGACCGCCGCGCCGCCGAGCTCGAGCTGCGCGCGGCGGAGCTCGAGCGCCAGGCCGCCGAGCTCGAACGCCTCAAGGTCGAGCGCGAGCGGGCGCTGGAGCGCGCGAGCGGCCTGAGCGCCGCCGAGGCCAAGCAGGAGCTCCTCAAGGACGTCGAGGGCGAGGCGCGCCAGGACGCGGCGCGGGTCCTGCGCCGCGTCGAGGACGAGACCAAGCGCGACGCCGAGCGGCGCGTGCGCTCGATCCTGTCCGTGGCGATGCAGCGCCTCGCCGCGTCGCACGCGACGCAGACCACCGTCTCCGTGGTCCAGCTGCCGGGCGACGACATGAAGGGCCGGATCATCGGCCGCGAGGGGCGCAACATCCGCGCGCTCGAGAACCTCACCGGCGTCGACTTCATCGTCGACGACACACCCGGCGCCGTCGTCCTCAGCGCCTTCGACGGCGTGCGCCGCGAGGTCGCGCGGATGACGCTCGAGCGCCTGCTGCAGGACGGCCGGATCCACCCGGCCCGCATCGAGGAGGTGTTCTTCTCGGCGAAGTCCGACCTCGACGCCCACATCGTCGAGGTCGGCGAGGCCGCCGTCCTGGAGGCCGGCGTCCAGGGCCTGGACCCGGAGCTCGTGCGCCTCCTCGGCCGGCTGCGCTTCCGCACGAGCTACGGCCAGGACGTGCTCGCCCACTCGATCGAGTGCGCGCTGATGGCGGGCACGATGGCCCACGAGCTCGGGGCCAGCGCGAAGACGGCGAAGCGCGCCGCGCTCCTGCACGACATCGGCAAGGCGGTGTCCGGCGAGGTCGAGGGCCCGCACGCGCTGGTCGGCGGCGACCTGGCCCGCCGCCACGGCGAGCGCGAGGCCGTCGCCCACGCCATGGAGGCCCACCACAACGAGGTCGAGCCGCAGACCGTCGAGGCGGTGATCGTGCAGGCGGCCGACGCGCTGAGCGGCGCCCGGCCGGGGGCGCGCGGGGAGTCGCTGGAGCACTACGTCAAGCGCCTGCGCGACCTCGAGCAGCTCGCCGCCCGCCACGACGGCGTCGAGAAGGTCTACGCGATGCAGGCGGGCCGCGAGGTCCGCGTCATCGTCGAGCCGTCGGCCGTGGACGACGCGGGCGCGGGCGTGCTGGCCCGCGGCATCGCCCGGGAGATCGAGCGCGAGCTCGAGTACCCCGGCCAGATCAAGGTCACGGTGATCCGGGAGTCGCGCGCGGTGGACTACGCCAGGTGAGCTCGCGCACGCCGCGAGCCAGGAGCGGCAGGGCGGTCGTCACCACGCAGGCGATCCCGCCGACCGCCAGGACCTCACGCGCCCCGACCGCGTCGGCCAGCGGCCCCGCCAAGGCGTAGGCCACCGGCAGCAGCGCCAGCGACCCCATCCAGTCGAAGGCCGACACGCGCCCGAGCGCGGCGGGCGGGATCAGCTCGCTCAGGGCCGTGGTCCACCACACGTCGAAGAGCGAGAGGCCCCAGCCGCCGGCCGCGGCGACGGCGAGCGTGAGGACCAGCGGCGCGTCGACCGCCAGGCAGACGCCGATGAGCGGCCACAGCAGGGCTACGACGTGCGACGCGAGGATCGGGTGCGTGGGCCGCCAGCGCAGGCCCGTGGCGGCACCGGACAGCGCCCCCGCGCCGAAGGCCGTCATGGTCCAGCCGAAGACCGCGGTGTCGCCGTGGACCTCCTCGGCGACCGTCGGGCCGAGGACGAACAGCGGCCCGTAGGCGAGGATCAGCGCCGCGGTGGCGCCGAGGATGGTCGCCCACACCCAGACGCGGCTGCGGACCTCCGCCCAGCCCTCGGCGAGCTCCGTGCGCCACGAGGGCGCCGGCTCGGGCAGCGCGGTGAGCGACGGCGCCGGCACGGACGGCTCGCCCTCGTCCACGAGGCCGGTGCGCCTGCGCGTGCGCACGCCGGCGACGAGCAGCGCGCTCACGAGGAACGTCACGGCGTCGACGGCGAACGCCACGCCGGCGCTGAGGCCGACGACGAGCGCGGTCCCGATCGCCGGGCCTGCGAGCTCTGCGACGTTGTCGGTCATCGAGGTCACCGCGCGGGCGGCCTGGATGTCCTCCTCGGGCACGGTCTCCGGCACGAGGCCGGTCTGCGCGGGGCGGAAGAACGCCTCGGCGCTGCCGAAGACGAGGCTCGCGACGACGAGGTGCCACACCTCCGCGCTGCCGGTGAGGACGAGCACGGCGACGACCGTCTGCACGACCGCGCGCACGACGTCGGTCGCCAGGACCAGCCGGGCGCGCGGCAGCCGGTCGGCCCAGACGCCGCCGACGAGCAGGAGCAGCACGAGCGGCAGCGCCTGCGCGGTGAGGACGAGGCCCAGGTCCGTGGCGCTGCCGGTGTCCGTGACGTACAGCGCGAGCGCCACGACGACCACGCGGTCGCCCAGCGACGAGCCGGCCTGGGCGAGCCAGAGCCGGCGGAAGTCGCGGTGGCGGACGACGGACAGCGGCGACACGAAGACGCAGCAGTGCAGCACCTCGCCCGGCGCGAGGAGGTGCGGCTACCCTGCGGGGCTGCCGTGAGCGCCCGGTCGGTCCACATCACGACGTTCGGCTGCCAGATGAACGAGCACGACTCCGAGCGGATGCTCGGGATGCTCGACGCCCTGGGCTACGCGCCGACCGAGGACCGCGACGCGGCGGACCTCATCCTCTTCAACACCTGCTCGATCCGCGAGAAGGCCGACGACCGCTTCGTCGCGCACCTGCGCCAGGCCGCGGCCGTCAAGCGCCGGCGCCCGGAGACGCTCATCGGGGTCGGCGGCTGCTGGGCCCAGTCGGTCAAGGACCAGGTCTTCCGGCAGTTCCCGTTCGTCGACGTCGCCTTCGGCCCCGGTCAGGTGCACAAGCTCGCCGAGTTCCTCACGAGCGACTCGCTGACCGCGCAGGGGTTCTTCGAGTTCGAGGGCTTCACCGGCCACCTGCCGGCGCGCCGCGCCCGCGACGTCCAGGGGTGGGTGCAGATCTCCGCCGGCTGCAACCAGCGCTGCTCGTACTGCATCGTCCCGTCGACCCGGGGGCGCGAGGTGTCGCGGCCGCTGGAGGAGCTCGTCGACGAGGTCCGCGGCCTCGTGGCCGACGGGGTGCGCGAGGTGACGCTGCTGGGCCAGAACGTCAACTCGTGGGGCGTGCGCCTGCGGCCGCACCCGTCGACGTTCGCGACGCTCCTGCGCGAGCTCGACGCGATCGAGGGCCTGGACCGCATCCGCTACACGTCCCCGCACCCGCAGGACATGAAGGAGGACGTCGTCCTCGCCCACGCGGAGTGCCCGAGCGTGTGCGAGCACGTCCACCTGCCGCTGCAGGCCGGGTCCTCGCGGATCCTGAAGCTCATGCGCCGCACCTACACGCGCGAGCACTTCCTGGACCGCGTCGCGCTCATCCGCGAGCACGTGCCGGACTGCGCGATCACGACGGACATCATCGTCGGGTTCCCGGGGGAGACCGAGGCCGACTTCCAGGAGACGCTCGAGGTCGTCGACGAGGTCGGCTTCGACGGCGCCTTCACCTTCATCTTCTCGCCGCGCCGCGACACCGAGGCGGCACTCATGGAGGACGACGTCCCCCACGAGGTGAAGGTCGCGCGGATGGAGCGCCTCGTGGAGCTCGTGCAGCGCCGGGCGCACGAGCGCGCGCAGCGCTTCGTCGGACGGACGCTCGAGGTCCTCGTCGAGGGCCCGTCGCGCCACGATCCGTCGCGCATGCGCGGGCGCTGCCGGCACAACAAGGTCGTGAACTTCGAGGGCCTCGCGGTGCCGGGCGAGCTCGTGCCCGTCGAGATCACCGGGGCGACGTCCCAGACGCTGACGGGCGAGCTGTCGCTCGTCGCGCGCGCCGCGGCGTTCTAGGCCGCGCCTGCCGCGTCAGGCGGCGCCGTCGAGCGGGTGTTGCAGCGGCCCCGCGGTGAAGAGCTCCGCCGACCCGCAACGCGGGCAGGCGTAGAGGTGCAGCGCGACCGTCCGCGGGCGCGCCAGCGCGGGGTCGTCGGTGCGGGCCACGTGCTCGGGCCGCTCGAGCGCCTGGAGGTCCCGCCGGCCCTCGTAGACGCGCGCGACGCCGCAGTGGGGGCAGGTGAGGTCGATCGTGCGAGCGGTGTCGGCCGCCCGCTGGCGCCGGACGGCCGCCTTCGCCGCCACGTCCGCGTCGAGCTGGGCGACCTTCGCGTGCAGCGCCTCGACCTGCGCGAGGTACGCGTCGCCCTCATCGACGGTCAGCCGCCGCTCGCGCTCGCGGCCGGCGAGGTCCCGCGTCCACAGCACGGCGTACGTCGCGACGTCGCGCGGCACGTCCCGGTCACCCGGCCGCATGCCCTGCCGCGGCGCCCGCCACGCCAGCCGCGCCTCGAGGTCGTCGTTGGGCAGCGGGGCCCGGAGGTCGACGGCGAAGAGGCTGGAGTCCACGGCGCGGGGGAGCCTACGCGGCGCCCACGCCCGACCGTCGCGCTCGGCGACGCGCCCACCAGCTCGTGTCGGCGGGCGCGACCCAGGCGCTCACCAGCCAGGGCAGCCCTGCGAGCAGCAGCCCGGCGACGACCCAGCCCCACCGGCCCTTCAGCGCGGTGACGACGCCGGCCGGCGCCAGCACGAGGACCAGGACGATGAAGAAGATCAGACCGGCCCCGGGCTCGACGAGGTACGACGTCCCCTCTTCCTCCCCGTAGGCCATGGCGACAGGCTACGTGGATGCGGCGGTCGGACGCCGGTGCAGCGGTCCGTCCCCACGCCATGCGAACATGTGTTCGTGCGCTGGCAGAACCTGACCATCGAGGCCGAGCAGGGCGCGGAGCAGTCTGCGCTCCCGGGCTACCGCGACGAGGCGACCGTCCGCCGCTTCAACGCCCCGGAGGCCCTCAACACGCGCTTCTACGAGATCCGGGCGAAGTCCGTCCTGAACCGCGTCCCGGAGAAGTCGGCCGTGCCGTTCCGCTGGACGGTCAACCCGTACCGAGGCTGCAGCCACGGCTGCCTTTTATTGCTTTGCTCGGCCGACGCACACCTACCTCGGCTTCGACGCGGGCCGCGACTTCGACAACGAGATCGTCGTCAAGGTCAACGCGCCCGAGGTGCTGGCCGCGGAGCTGCGGCGCCCGTCGTGGACGGGTGAGCACGTCGCGATGGGGACGAACACGGACCCGTACCAGTGGGTCGAGGGGCGCTACAAGCTCATGCGCGGGATCTGGGCCGCGCTGCGCGACGCGCGCAACCCGTGCTCGGTGCTGACGAAGTCGCCGCTGCTGCTGCGTGACCTCGACCTGATGCTGCAGGTCGCCGAGGTGGCCGAGATCAGCGCGTCGCTGTCGGTCCCGACGATCGACGAGCGGGCGTGGCGCGCGACCGAGCCGCACACGCCCAACCCGCGGGCGCGTCTGGAGGCGGTGGGGGAGCTCAACCGGGCGGGCATCCCGTGCGGCATCCTCGTCGCGCCGCTCATGCCGGGCATCAACGACGACCCACGCCAGGTCGAGGAGATCCTGACGCTGGCGGCTGAGGCGGGGGCGACGAGCGTCGGCGGGCAGGGGCTGTTCCTGCGCGGCGAGACGCGCGGGGTCTTCATGGACTGGCTGCGTTCGTACCGGCCCGACCTCGTCGACCACTACGAGGAGCTCTACGGCACGAGCGGGTACCTGCCGGCGCGGGAGCAGGAGCGCCTGCGCGGGATGCTCGTGCACCCCGACGGGCCGCGGCCGTCGGCGTTCCGGCTGCGCGTGCAGGAGCGCCGGGCGCACCAGGCCGAGCAGGCGCGGCAGGCCATCGCGGCGGCCCGGCGCAGCCGGACCGTGCAGGAGGCGCTGTTCTAGGGAAGCCCGCCGAGGATGCAGGACGCAGGCGGGTCGTGGTGGGCGGGACGGACGCGGTGGATCGTCGCGGGCGTCGTGGCGCTCGTCGTGGCGGTGGGGGCGGTCGCCCTGGCGAGCGGCGGCGGGGACGACGGTGGTGGTGACGGGGCCGACACGGTCGTCGGGACCGCGGTCGCGCCGGCGCAGACCGGCCGGGGTGCGCGCACGACGGGCGGCGACGGAGACGACCCGCAGCCCGGCCTGCCCGAGCCCGGCCGCGGCCGCGACGGCGACGACGAGACCGGCGACGGGCCGGCGCTGCCCGTGCGCAAGGGCGCCGCGTCCGGCGTCGAGGTCGGCATCGGCGAGCACGGCACCGCGATGTTCGACGACCCGCGCTTTCGGGCGCTGGGCATCCGGCGGGCCCGGCTCGTCGTCGCCTACGACGCGACGAAGGTGCGCTTCGAGCGCGAGATCGTCGACAGCTGGCTGGCCGGGGCGCAGCGCGCGGGGGTGGAGCCCTTCATCACGTTCGGCCACTCCCGCGTCCGGCCGCAGCGCCTGCCGTCCGTCGCCGAGTTCCGCGCCCGCTTCCGCGAGTTCCACCGTCGCTGGCCGCAGGTCCGCGTCTTCGCGGCCTGGAACGAGGCCAACCACGCCAGCCAGCCGACGTCCGGCGCGCCGGAGCGCGCGGCGGACTTCTTCGACGTCGTGCGCGCGGAGTGCTCCGGGTGCACCGTCGTCGCCGGTGACCTGCTCGACCAGGCCGGGATGGAGCGCTACCTGGCGACCTACCGGCGCAGCCTGGACTCGACGCCGGCGGTCTGGGGGCTGCACAACTACGCCGACACGAACCGCTTCCGCCGCACCGGGGTGCAGACGCTGCTGCGTGCGGTCGAGGGGCCGATCTGGCTGACGGAGACCGGCGGCCTGTACAGCTTCGGGCGCAGCTTCCCGCCCAGCGCGCGCCGGCAGGCCAGAGCGCTCGCCTACACCTTCCGCATCGCCCGCTCGTCCCCGCGGATCGAGCGCGTCTACCTCTACAACTGGACCGGCGCGCCGAGGGGCGCGCGCTTCGACGCCGGGCTCATCAGCGCCAGCGGGACGCCGCGACCGGCGTACCGCACCCTGAAGACCGCGCTCGGCCGCTAGCCCCGGCGATCGCGCATGGCCGCCCCTTCGAGGGGCAGCACCTCAGGAGATCCGCGGTCCCCACCGCGGCGCCTCTGTGCGCCCGGTCACACGACCGCAACGACGACGAGGGAACGGTGGTCCTAGGTGGCGAAGCTCAAGCCACGACGCAACGACCAGGAGCACATGCGCAAGCTGTTCGAGACCCGAAGCCATTCCTGGGCTGAGGCGGGCCTCGCCCGTCAGCTCAGCGCCAAGGCCGTGAAGCGCGCCCGGGTGGGCGTGCTCGTCAACCTGCCGATGATCGCCGGCGTGCTGGTGCTCTACCACCTGCGCCACGAGCTCTTCGGCGTGGACGTGCCCGTCCGCATCGTGACGATGCTGGCGCTCGTCGCGCTGGGTTGGCAGTTCGCCCGCGACCTCGGCCGCGCCTTCGGTCCGACGCTGTTCCGCCGCCTGGACCCCGGGACGGCGGGCACGGTCGGCTTCCTCGTGCGCCTGGCGACGATCGTCCTCGCCGTGCTCGTCGCGCTGCGCGTCGCGGGCCTCAAGCCCGAGACGCTGGCGGTCGGCGGCGCGTTCACCGCGGTCATCCTCGGCCTCGCCGCCCAGCAGACGTTCGGCAACCTCTTCGCCGGGCTCGTGCTCCTCAGCGCCCGGCCCTTCCGCGTCGGCGAGCGCGTGCGCCTCCAGGGCGGCGGCCTCGCGGGGACGATGGAGGGCGTCGTCTCGTCGCTCGGGCTGCTCTACACGACGTTCTCGAGCGGCGACGACCAGATCATGGTCCCGAACAGCATCGTGCTCAACGTGGCGGTGATCCCGCTGCGCGAGCCCGAGGGCGTCGACCTCCGCGCGCGCCTGCGCGCGGGCATCACGCCGCTGGACCTCCAGGAGCGCCTGGACGACGTCGTCGACGTCGACCTGCGCGACCGCCCGCGCATCCTGCTCGAGGAGGTCGACGACGACGAGGTGGTCGTGCGCGTGCAGGCCACGCCCCAGCGCCCGTCCGACGGCCCGCGCCTGGCGACCGAGGTCGTCCGCGTGATCCACGAGCTCGCCCAGCGCGGCGAGGCCATCGGGCGCGACGTGCGCACGAGCAGCGACGACGGCGCGCTCGTCGGCTAGGCCGGCCGGTGGCGGGTGCCTGGCACCCGTCACCTGTGGCGGTCGAGCTGCTGGCCGGCGGCGATGGACGCCGAGACCTTGTCCGAGCCGGCCAGCCGCGCGACCTTCGCCGACAGCCCCGGTGCGACCTCGGCGAAGGTCGTCAGCGCCTTCATCGAGACCGGCGCGACGGTGACCTCGCCGCGGTCGCGGACGATCGCCGACTCGACGGCCTCCGCCACGTCGCTCGGGGTGCTGGTCCCGACGCCCCGCGGCAGCTCGGCGCCCGAGTCGTGGAACATCCCCGCGTCGCGGATGAAGCCGGGGAAGACGACGCTCGCGCCGACCGGCGTGCCGTGCAGGTCGCCCCGCAGCCCCTGGGCGAACCCGCGCAGCCCGAACTTCGTCGCGCTGTAGATCGACGACCCCGGGGCGCTCGTGCGTCCCGCGATCGACGAGATGAGCACGAGGTGCCCGCGGCCACGGGCGAGCATCTCCGGCACGAGCGCCCGCGCCAGCACGATCGGCGCGCGCAGGTTCACGTCGAGCGCGCGGTCGATGCGCTGCAGGTCGAAGTCCTCGACGAACTGGCCCGACGCCGGCAGCGCGGCGTTGGCCACCAGCACGTCGACGTCGGCGCAGTCCGCCGCCAGCCGGTCGACCTCCTCGCGCACGGCGAGGTCGACCGCCACCGCGCGGCCTCCGAGCTCGGCGGCCAGCGGCTCCAGCACGTCGAGCCGTCGGCCGGTCAGGACGAGCTGCGCGCCTGCCGCGTGCAGCCGCCGCGCGATGGCATGGCCGATGCCGCCCGTCGCGCCCGTGAGCAGGACCCGCGCCCCCTGGAGCTCCATGACCGCGGATCCTGCCAGGCGCGGGCGTGGTCCGGCAGCGAACCGCCGAGGTCCGACCAGGAGGTTCGGTCGCCCCGATGCGGCGCACCCGCGGCCTCATGTTCCTCCACACCAAGCAGCTCGCGTACAAGGTGCGCGTCGACAAGCCGAACCCCGTGTTCGCCAAGCACCTCCAGCAGGCCATCGGCGGGATCGAGGGCGAGATCCGCGTCTGCCTCCAGTACCTCATGCAGGGGTGGAACTGCCGCGGACCGGAGCGCTACAAGGACATGCTCCTCAACACCGGCACCGAGGAGATCGGCCACATCGAGATGCTCGCCACGGCCGTGGCGCTGAACCTCGAGGGCGCCGAGTCCAAGCTCCAGGAGGACCTCGCGGAGGCCAACCCGACCGTCGCCGCCGTGCTGGGCGGCCAGGACCCGCGCCACGTCATCTCGGCCGGCCTCGGCGCGATGGCCACCGACGCCAACGGCGTGCCGTTCAACGGCTCGTGGATCATCGACACCGGCAACATCGGCGCGAACATGCACGCCAACGTCGCCGCGGAGGGCGGCGGCCGCGTGCTCGCGACGCGTCTCTACGAGATGACCGACGACCCGGGCATGAAGGACATGCTCGCGTTCCTCATCGCCCGCGACACGATGCACCAGAACCAGTGGATGGCCGTCCTCGAGGAGTTCAAGGACATGGGCATGCCCGCGCCCATGGACTTCCCCCAGGAGCTCGAGAACCAGGACCACAACTACGAGTTCATCGTGCACTCCGACGGCGAGGTCCCGGGTGATGCCCGCTGGACCAGCGGCCCGTCGGTCGACAGCCACGGCACCTTCAGCGTCCGCAAGGCCGAGGCCTGGGGCGAGGTCCCGAAGCTGGCGCCGGCCGAGGCGCGTCCCGAGCTGCACAGCACGGTCGAGATGGCCGAGGGCCAGCGCTTCGTCCGCAAGGCCAAGGACATGCTCACGCCGTAGTCCGGTGGGGCGTGGCCGCCGCCGGGCTCTGCGAAGCTCCGGCGGTGGCCGACGTCCTGGCGATCTTCGGGCCGACCGGGATCGGCAAGACCGCCCTGGCCATCGCGCTGGGCGAGCGGCTGCGGGCGCAGGGTGAGCGCCCGGTCGCGGTCTCGGCCGACGCGCTGCAGGTCTACCGCGGGCTCGAGGTCCTCACGGGCGTCGCGAGCGCCGAGGAGCAGGCCCGCCTCGAGCACCGGCTCGTCTCGTTCCTGGCGGTCACGGAGACGTTCTCCGTCGCGGAGTACGCCCGTCGCGCGCATGCCGCCATCGACGCGGTGCTCGACGAGGGCGGCACCCCGATCGTCGTCGGCGGCACCGGGCTCTACCTGCGCGCGGCGCTCGCCGAGCTCGACCTCAGGCCCCCGCCGCCGCCCGAGCTGCGTGAGCGACTGAAGCGGGAGCTCGACGCCCACGGGCCCGAGGTGCTGCACGCCCGCCTCGACGACGCCGCGCGCGCCCGCGTCGACCCGCGCGACGCCCACCGCATCATCCGCGCGCTCGAGCTCGCCGAGCTCGGCCAGGAGCTCCACAGCGGCGACCAGCTGTGGACCGCCCACACGCGCCGGCCCACCCGGCTCGTCGGGCTCACGATGGACCGCGAGGCGCTGCGCGAGCGCATCGCCGCCCGCGTGCACCAGATGGTCGCCGACGGCGCCGCCGGCGAGGTCCGGGCCGCCGAGGCCGCCGGCGCGAGCGAGACCGCCCGCAAGGCGCTGGGCTTCCGCGAGCTGCTCGACGGCGACGTCGAGGCGATGGTCACCGCCACCCGCCGCTACGCCCGCCGCCAGACCACCTGGATGCGCAAGCTCGAGGGCGTCGAGCTCGTCGACGTCACCGGCCACAGCGCCGAGGACGTCGCGGCGCAGCTGCTCCCGTAGCCTGCCGCCGCGAGATGCGCTTCGAGAAGTGGCAGGCGCTGGGCAACGACTACCTCGTCGTCGAGCGCGACGCGATCGGCCTCCCGCTGAGCGCCGAGCGCGTGCGGCTGCTGTGCGACGTCCACCACGGCGTCGGCTCCGACGGCGTGCTCGAGCTCAGCCCGACCGACGAGCCGGGCTTCGTCGCGCGCCTGCGGATCTTCAACCCCGACGGCAGCGAGGCCGAGCTCAGCGGCAACGGCGCCCGCGAGGCCGTCCTCTACCTGCGCCGCGCCGGCTGGACCGACCAGCGCCAGTTCTCGATCCTCACCGCCGCCGGCGAGATCCGCCCGACGATCCACGACGAGCGCACGGCCACGCTCGACATCGGCCGCGCCCGCCTGCGCTCGGACGACTTCCCCAGCGGGGGCGACGACGGCCAGGGCGAGCTCGAGGCCGACGGGCGCAGCTGGCGCTTCCAGCACGCCCAGGTCGGCAACCCGCAGTGCGCGATCCTCGTGCGCGACGAGGCCGCGCTCACGGCGCTCGACCTCCCGAAGCTCGGCCCCGCCATCGAGCGCCACGCCCTCTTCCCGCACCGCACGAACGTCTCGTTCTCCGCCGAGCTCGCGCCCGACCGGATCCGCACCCGGATCTTCGAGCGCGGCGTGGGGGAGACGAGCGCCTCGGGGACCGGCGCCTGCGGCGCCGCCGTCGCCCACGTGCTGCGCGGCGGCGACAGCCCCGTGACCGTCGTCCTCGACGGCGGCGAGCTCGTCGTCGACGTCGAGGAGGACCTCCACATCGCCCTCACCGGCTGGGCCGAGCCGGTCTTCCGCGCCGAGGCCAGCGACGAGCTCGTCGCCGCGCTGCGGGCGCTGCCGGACCCGTCGTAGGCTCCGGGGCGATGAGCGAGCAGCGCAG
The DNA window shown above is from Conexibacter sp. SYSU D00693 and carries:
- a CDS encoding SDR family oxidoreductase, with protein sequence MELQGARVLLTGATGGIGHAIARRLHAAGAQLVLTGRRLDVLEPLAAELGGRAVAVDLAVREEVDRLAADCADVDVLVANAALPASGQFVEDFDLQRIDRALDVNLRAPIVLARALVPEMLARGRGHLVLISSIAGRTSAPGSSIYSATKFGLRGFAQGLRGDLHGTPVGASVVFPGFIRDAGMFHDSGAELPRGVGTSTPSDVAEAVESAIVRDRGEVTVAPVSMKALTTFAEVAPGLSAKVARLAGSDKVSASIAAGQQLDRHR
- the miaA gene encoding tRNA (adenosine(37)-N6)-dimethylallyltransferase MiaA yields the protein MAAAGLCEAPAVADVLAIFGPTGIGKTALAIALGERLRAQGERPVAVSADALQVYRGLEVLTGVASAEEQARLEHRLVSFLAVTETFSVAEYARRAHAAIDAVLDEGGTPIVVGGTGLYLRAALAELDLRPPPPPELRERLKRELDAHGPEVLHARLDDAARARVDPRDAHRIIRALELAELGQELHSGDQLWTAHTRRPTRLVGLTMDREALRERIAARVHQMVADGAAGEVRAAEAAGASETARKALGFRELLDGDVEAMVTATRRYARRQTTWMRKLEGVELVDVTGHSAEDVAAQLLP
- the dapF gene encoding diaminopimelate epimerase — encoded protein: MRFEKWQALGNDYLVVERDAIGLPLSAERVRLLCDVHHGVGSDGVLELSPTDEPGFVARLRIFNPDGSEAELSGNGAREAVLYLRRAGWTDQRQFSILTAAGEIRPTIHDERTATLDIGRARLRSDDFPSGGDDGQGELEADGRSWRFQHAQVGNPQCAILVRDEAALTALDLPKLGPAIERHALFPHRTNVSFSAELAPDRIRTRIFERGVGETSASGTGACGAAVAHVLRGGDSPVTVVLDGGELVVDVEEDLHIALTGWAEPVFRAEASDELVAALRALPDPS
- a CDS encoding manganese catalase family protein, which translates into the protein MFLHTKQLAYKVRVDKPNPVFAKHLQQAIGGIEGEIRVCLQYLMQGWNCRGPERYKDMLLNTGTEEIGHIEMLATAVALNLEGAESKLQEDLAEANPTVAAVLGGQDPRHVISAGLGAMATDANGVPFNGSWIIDTGNIGANMHANVAAEGGGRVLATRLYEMTDDPGMKDMLAFLIARDTMHQNQWMAVLEEFKDMGMPAPMDFPQELENQDHNYEFIVHSDGEVPGDARWTSGPSVDSHGTFSVRKAEAWGEVPKLAPAEARPELHSTVEMAEGQRFVRKAKDMLTP